One Polyangiaceae bacterium genomic window carries:
- a CDS encoding PAS domain S-box protein, producing MYGDPPDPATTREDRVKELLRYVRFTSNDTELLRVFHPKAAPHFERIAIEFYDRIREHEEAHDVFTGEEQIARLQASLVRWMHRLCTGPHDDAYFAETSKIGRVHVQIGLPQRYMFTAMAVIRMALARVVDETMGDDAPACREALHRVLDLDLAVMLESYCDHFVARLQQRAKFERAEVDQALRRTEHRYVSAVELARVMIVGIDRRGNVRLFNREAERVTGKGREEVLDKPFVETLVAEPLREEHGSLMRTILDAREGAQKIHDLDTVVSTRSRKMREVRWQLAYAPGQDDDVVLFAVGRDTTDENALALRVRQSEKLAAVGTLAAGLAHEIRNPLNGARLHATFLERELRKGRAPPDQLDALRVVTEEIKRLGDLVSEFLDFARPKPLDLRPTSLRALCERAVQLVLPAAEKSKLKVCLELPAHDIVLDVDAPKIEQVLLNLLQNAIEALETVPGGTVKVRVRRKPRHAVIDVEDDGPGLSNVDAPIFDPFFSTKPNGTGLGLSIVHRVVTDHGGTIDVESRVGKTIFRAKLPIRLGERERTDHPRLIKD from the coding sequence ATGTACGGAGACCCCCCGGATCCAGCTACTACGCGGGAAGACCGCGTGAAGGAGCTTTTGCGTTACGTTCGTTTCACCTCGAACGATACCGAGCTGCTTCGCGTATTTCATCCCAAGGCCGCACCGCATTTCGAGCGCATCGCGATCGAGTTCTACGATCGAATTCGCGAGCACGAAGAAGCGCACGACGTCTTCACGGGCGAAGAGCAGATCGCGCGGCTGCAAGCGTCGCTCGTTCGCTGGATGCACCGATTGTGCACGGGCCCGCACGACGATGCGTACTTCGCGGAGACGTCCAAGATTGGCCGCGTTCACGTACAGATCGGATTGCCTCAACGCTACATGTTCACGGCGATGGCCGTCATTCGCATGGCGCTCGCACGCGTCGTCGATGAAACGATGGGCGACGATGCTCCTGCTTGCCGCGAAGCGCTTCATCGTGTGCTCGACCTCGACCTTGCCGTGATGCTCGAGAGCTACTGCGATCACTTCGTCGCCCGGCTGCAGCAGCGGGCCAAGTTCGAACGCGCCGAGGTCGATCAGGCGCTGCGTCGCACCGAACACCGGTACGTGAGCGCCGTGGAGCTTGCGCGTGTGATGATCGTCGGCATCGATCGACGGGGCAATGTGCGGCTGTTCAACCGCGAGGCCGAGCGCGTCACGGGAAAGGGTCGCGAGGAGGTCTTGGACAAACCTTTCGTCGAGACGCTCGTGGCCGAACCGTTGCGAGAAGAACACGGCAGCCTCATGCGCACGATCCTCGATGCGCGCGAGGGTGCACAGAAGATTCATGACCTCGACACGGTCGTGAGCACGCGTTCGCGCAAGATGCGTGAAGTGCGCTGGCAGCTTGCCTACGCGCCTGGCCAGGACGACGACGTCGTGCTTTTTGCCGTAGGTCGCGACACGACCGACGAAAACGCCTTGGCCTTGCGTGTGCGGCAGTCGGAGAAGCTCGCAGCCGTCGGTACGCTTGCAGCGGGTCTCGCGCACGAGATCCGCAATCCGCTCAACGGTGCACGGCTGCATGCCACGTTCCTCGAACGCGAGTTGCGCAAAGGTCGAGCTCCGCCCGACCAGCTCGACGCGCTCCGCGTCGTCACGGAGGAAATCAAGCGGCTCGGTGATCTCGTGAGTGAGTTTCTCGATTTCGCTCGTCCCAAACCGCTCGATTTGCGCCCGACGTCGCTGCGTGCACTGTGCGAGCGTGCAGTGCAGCTCGTGCTTCCTGCCGCTGAAAAGAGTAAGCTCAAAGTTTGTCTCGAGCTTCCGGCTCACGACATCGTTCTCGACGTCGACGCGCCAAAGATCGAACAAGTCTTGTTGAATTTGCTGCAAAATGCGATTGAAGCGCTCGAGACCGTCCCCGGGGGTACGGTCAAGGTGCGAGTTCGACGAAAACCACGACATGCCGTGATTGACGTAGAGGACGACGGGCCTGGACTATCGAATGTCGACGCGCCCATATTCGACCCGTTTTTCTCGACCAAACCCAATGGTACTGGCCTTGGGTTATCGATTGTTCACCGAGTGGTCACCGACCATGGCGGCACGATCGATGTCGAAAGCCGCGTGGGAAAAACGATCTTTCGGGCTAAACTCCCGATTCGACTCGGCGAACGCGAGCGTACGGATCATCCCCGCCTGATCAAAGACTGA
- a CDS encoding sigma-54-dependent Fis family transcriptional regulator translates to MTEPKTGNKPKARVLVVDDEPNARSGLEKLLRQEGYAVNSAADGANALQVAAEHPPDVVVTDLKMPKMDGIELMQKLRSTYHDVPVIVVTAFGEVSTAVQAMRAGADDYLTKPVDFDALIVSIERAIERTNLRVEAEHLRRQLRERDGEGFEGLIGASPALQKVYRFARQVAGARATVLITGESGTGKGELARAIHKKSPRHGGPFITLHCAALAESLLESELFGHERGAFTGADKRRLGRFEQANGGTLFLDEVGEIPPATQVKLLRVLQERTFERVGGNEVIEVDVRLVAATNRDLAKDVQDGRFREDLYYRLNVVHIEMPPLRLRGSDVILLADHFLRRFAAENKKRIDGYTDRARAKLLAHRWPGNVRELENAVERAVVLCEDTMVDEGDLPIDVAPMPKGAVRVPGSTMAEIERYAILTTLEATNGSTTRAAEMLDISVRTIQYRLHEYGIVSKDNKKNTM, encoded by the coding sequence ATGACGGAACCAAAAACGGGTAACAAGCCGAAGGCTCGCGTGCTGGTCGTCGATGACGAACCCAACGCTCGCTCGGGGCTCGAGAAATTGCTGCGCCAAGAGGGGTATGCGGTGAATTCGGCGGCGGATGGAGCGAACGCGCTGCAAGTCGCCGCAGAACACCCACCCGACGTGGTGGTGACGGATTTGAAGATGCCGAAGATGGACGGCATCGAGCTGATGCAGAAGCTTCGGAGCACGTATCACGACGTGCCTGTGATCGTGGTGACGGCGTTTGGCGAAGTATCGACGGCAGTGCAGGCGATGCGTGCGGGTGCGGATGACTATCTGACCAAGCCGGTGGACTTCGATGCGCTCATCGTGTCGATCGAGCGTGCGATCGAAAGGACGAACCTGCGTGTCGAAGCGGAGCATCTGCGACGTCAACTGCGCGAACGAGATGGCGAAGGCTTCGAAGGACTGATTGGTGCGAGTCCCGCGCTACAGAAGGTGTACCGGTTTGCGCGACAGGTCGCGGGTGCTCGTGCAACGGTGCTCATCACGGGTGAGAGCGGCACGGGCAAAGGTGAGCTGGCGCGAGCGATTCACAAGAAGAGTCCGCGTCATGGCGGGCCGTTCATCACGCTTCATTGTGCGGCGCTGGCGGAGAGTTTGCTCGAGAGCGAATTGTTTGGGCACGAACGAGGTGCCTTCACGGGCGCGGACAAACGTCGCTTGGGTCGATTCGAACAGGCCAACGGTGGGACGCTGTTTCTCGACGAAGTCGGTGAGATTCCGCCGGCAACTCAAGTGAAACTCTTGCGCGTGCTGCAGGAGCGCACGTTCGAGCGTGTCGGTGGCAACGAAGTGATCGAGGTCGACGTGCGGCTCGTTGCTGCGACGAACCGGGATCTCGCCAAAGACGTACAAGATGGTCGATTCCGAGAAGATCTCTATTATCGGCTCAACGTCGTGCACATTGAAATGCCGCCGCTGCGATTGCGGGGCAGCGACGTCATTTTGCTGGCGGATCATTTCTTGCGGCGGTTTGCCGCGGAGAACAAGAAACGCATCGATGGATACACGGACCGTGCGCGGGCAAAGCTCTTGGCGCACAGGTGGCCGGGCAACGTGCGTGAATTGGAAAATGCCGTAGAACGAGCGGTCGTCCTTTGCGAAGACACGATGGTGGACGAAGGCGACTTGCCGATCGACGTGGCGCCCATGCCGAAAGGTGCCGTGCGTGTGCCAGGCTCGACGATGGCGGAAATCGAACGATATGCGATTCTCACGACGCTCGAAGCAACCAATGGCTCGACGACGAGAGCCGCCGAGATGCTCGACATCAGCGTGAGAACGATTCAGTACCGCCTGCACGAGTACGGAATCGTTTCCAAAGACAACAAAAAGAACACGATGTGA
- a CDS encoding universal stress protein, translating into MSNQEKAYTIVVGIDFSEASDEALDEALMLAMARHAELHVLYVDDHFRAPEGGQEAAANMLSRIEHHTTARMDDIGRRKGQKVTFRKMYSHFRLGAPAEQLVQLASDLDADLVVVGTHGRSGLQRLVLGSVAERVVRLGRCPIWIVRPKDHAGLGKVPEIEPPCKDCVAKREQTNGAQFWCERHSEHHVRAHTYHYAGGDGTDRGSTSGHTSTPT; encoded by the coding sequence ATGAGTAATCAAGAGAAGGCGTACACGATCGTGGTCGGGATTGACTTCTCGGAGGCGAGTGACGAGGCGCTCGATGAAGCGCTGATGCTGGCGATGGCGCGTCATGCGGAGCTGCACGTGCTTTACGTCGACGATCACTTCCGTGCGCCCGAAGGCGGACAAGAGGCGGCGGCAAACATGTTGTCGCGCATCGAGCATCATACGACTGCGCGAATGGACGACATCGGGCGCCGCAAGGGGCAAAAAGTGACATTTCGCAAGATGTATTCGCACTTTCGGCTAGGCGCCCCTGCCGAACAACTCGTGCAGCTCGCTTCGGACCTCGACGCGGATTTGGTGGTTGTCGGGACGCACGGGCGCAGTGGCCTGCAGCGCCTCGTGCTGGGATCGGTTGCGGAGCGCGTGGTGCGCTTGGGTCGGTGCCCGATTTGGATCGTGCGGCCCAAGGATCACGCAGGGCTTGGCAAAGTGCCCGAAATCGAGCCGCCGTGTAAAGATTGCGTCGCCAAGCGCGAACAGACGAACGGCGCGCAGTTCTGGTGCGAAAGGCATTCGGAACATCACGTGCGTGCGCACACGTATCATTACGCAGGTGGCGACGGGACCGACCGAGGATCGACGTCGGGTCACACGTCGACGCCGACGTAA